A single Streptomyces mirabilis DNA region contains:
- a CDS encoding A/G-specific adenine glycosylase — translation MTAPTKPTPSPQPDAVGKTLHEPVITWFDEHARDLPWRRPDAGPWGVMVSEFMLQQTPVSRVLPVYEQWVARWPRPADLAKETPGEAVRAWGRLGYPRRALRLHGAAVAITERHGGDVPTEHAQLLALPGIGEYTAAAVASFAYGQRHAVLDTNVRRVFARAVSGVQYPPNATTAAERKLARALLPENESTASHWAAASMELGALICTAKNEACQRCPIAAQCAWRLAGKPAHDGPPRRGQTYAGTDRQVRGKLLAVLREAVEGPVPQSVLDRVWDEPVQRARALDGLVADGLVEPLPGGLYRLPLT, via the coding sequence ATGACTGCACCCACCAAGCCCACACCCAGCCCCCAGCCCGACGCCGTCGGCAAGACCCTGCACGAACCGGTGATCACCTGGTTCGACGAGCACGCCCGTGACCTCCCCTGGCGCCGCCCCGACGCCGGCCCCTGGGGCGTGATGGTCAGTGAGTTCATGTTGCAGCAGACCCCGGTCAGCCGTGTCCTGCCCGTGTACGAGCAGTGGGTCGCCCGCTGGCCCCGCCCCGCCGACCTGGCCAAGGAGACACCGGGCGAAGCCGTCCGCGCCTGGGGCCGGCTCGGCTACCCCCGCCGCGCGCTCCGGCTGCACGGCGCCGCGGTCGCCATAACGGAACGGCACGGCGGCGACGTACCCACGGAGCACGCTCAGCTGCTCGCGCTGCCCGGTATCGGGGAGTACACGGCCGCCGCCGTCGCCTCGTTCGCTTACGGGCAGCGGCATGCCGTGCTGGACACCAATGTCCGAAGGGTGTTCGCACGAGCCGTCAGCGGCGTGCAGTATCCGCCGAACGCCACCACCGCCGCCGAGCGCAAGCTCGCCCGTGCCCTCCTGCCCGAGAACGAGAGCACCGCCTCCCACTGGGCCGCCGCCTCCATGGAGCTCGGCGCACTGATCTGCACGGCGAAGAACGAGGCCTGCCAGCGCTGTCCGATCGCCGCGCAGTGCGCCTGGCGGCTGGCGGGCAAGCCGGCGCACGACGGCCCGCCGCGGCGCGGCCAGACGTACGCGGGCACGGACCGCCAGGTGCGCGGCAAACTCCTCGCCGTACTGAGGGAGGCCGTAGAGGGTCCGGTCCCGCAGTCCGTACTCGATCGCGTGTGGGACGAGCCCGTGCAGCGGGCCCGCGCCCTCGACGGACTCGTCGCCGACGGACTCGTCGAGCCGCTCCCGGGTGGTTTGTATCGGCTGCCCTTGACCTAG
- a CDS encoding SigE family RNA polymerase sigma factor, which produces MAHGEVLEFEEYVRTRQDALLRSARRLVPDPVDAQDLLQTALVRTYGRWDGIADKRLADAYLRRVMINTRTEWWRARKLEEVPTEQLPDACVDDSTEQHADRALLMDIMKVLAPKQRSVVVLRHWEQMSTEETAAALGMSAGTVKSTLHRALARLREELESRDLDARALEREERERCAA; this is translated from the coding sequence ATGGCGCACGGCGAGGTGCTCGAATTCGAGGAGTACGTCCGCACTCGGCAGGACGCGCTGCTGCGCAGTGCCCGTCGCCTGGTCCCCGACCCCGTCGACGCCCAGGACCTCCTGCAGACCGCGCTCGTACGGACGTACGGCCGCTGGGACGGCATCGCGGACAAGCGGCTCGCGGACGCCTATCTGCGCCGCGTGATGATCAACACGCGGACCGAGTGGTGGCGGGCGCGGAAACTCGAAGAGGTACCCACCGAGCAGCTCCCGGACGCCTGCGTCGACGACTCGACCGAGCAGCACGCGGACCGCGCGCTCCTTATGGACATCATGAAGGTTCTCGCTCCCAAGCAACGCAGCGTCGTGGTGCTGCGACACTGGGAGCAGATGTCCACGGAGGAGACGGCCGCCGCCCTCGGCATGTCGGCCGGAACGGTCAAGAGCACGCTGCACCGGGCACTCGCCCGGCTCCGCGAGGAGCTGGAGAGCCGCGACCTGGACGCACGCGCGCTCGAACGTGAGGAGCGGGAGCGTTGCGCGGCCTAG
- the cseB gene encoding two-component system response regulator CseB encodes MAEQTHVLFVEDDDVIREATQLALERDGFAVTAMPDGLSGLEAFRADRPDIALLDVMVPGLDGVSLCRRIRDESTVPVIMLSARADSIDVVLGLEAGADDYVTKPFDGAVLVARIRAVLRRFGHASGSNGAPEEASSVDGGMLSFGDLEIDTEGMEVHKGGTPVALTPTEMRLLLEFSSAPGTVLSRDKLLERVWDYGWGGDTRVVDVHVQRLRTKIGQDRIETVRGFGYKLKA; translated from the coding sequence ATGGCAGAACAGACCCACGTCCTGTTCGTCGAGGACGACGACGTCATCCGCGAGGCCACGCAGCTCGCTCTCGAGCGCGACGGCTTCGCGGTGACGGCCATGCCCGACGGGCTGTCGGGCCTGGAGGCGTTCCGCGCCGACCGTCCCGACATCGCCCTGCTGGACGTGATGGTCCCCGGACTCGACGGCGTCTCGCTGTGCCGCCGCATCCGTGACGAGTCCACCGTCCCCGTGATCATGCTGTCCGCGCGCGCCGACTCGATCGACGTCGTGCTGGGCCTGGAGGCGGGCGCCGACGACTACGTGACCAAGCCCTTCGACGGGGCCGTGCTGGTCGCCCGGATCCGCGCCGTGCTGCGCCGTTTCGGACACGCGAGCGGTTCGAACGGAGCCCCCGAAGAGGCCTCGTCCGTCGACGGCGGGATGCTCTCCTTCGGCGACCTGGAGATCGACACCGAGGGCATGGAAGTCCACAAGGGCGGTACGCCGGTGGCCCTGACGCCCACCGAGATGCGGCTGCTGCTGGAGTTCTCCTCCGCGCCGGGTACGGTGCTGAGCCGCGACAAGCTGCTCGAACGCGTGTGGGACTACGGCTGGGGCGGGGACACCCGAGTCGTCGACGTCCACGTACAGCGGCTGCGGACGAAGATCGGCCAGGACCGGATCGAGACGGTCCGCGGCTTCGGCTACAAGTTGAAGGCCTGA
- the cseC gene encoding two-component system sensor histidine kinase CseC, with translation MRMAAAAGNSGIRTGIRWKLSAAIAMVGALVAVALSLVVHNAARVSMLDNSRDLADERITVAERMYESGRTQAFGVKVDDPAIPKDLLAKVMQGRRATFVADRPNGVPDIWAAVPLKDGRVLSLHTGFTDRNTDVMKDLDQALIIGSIAVVFGGSALGVLIGGQLSRRLRKAAAAANQVAKGETDVRVREAIGGVVRDETDDLARAVDAMADALQQRIEAERRVTADIAHELRTPVTGLLTAAELLPPGRPTELVRDRAQAMRTLVEDVLEVARLDGASERAELQDILLGEFVSRRVAAKDADVDVRVIHESEVTTDPRRLERVLFNLLANAARHGKPPIEVSVEGRVIRVRDHGPGFPEELLAEGPSRFRTGSSDRSGHGHGLGLTIAAGQARVLGARLTFRNVRPAGAPEHVPAEGAVAVLWLPEHAPTNTGSYPMLPT, from the coding sequence ATGCGCATGGCGGCCGCCGCCGGGAACTCCGGCATTCGCACGGGCATCCGGTGGAAACTCAGCGCGGCGATCGCCATGGTCGGCGCGCTGGTCGCGGTCGCGCTCAGCCTCGTCGTGCACAACGCGGCGCGCGTCTCGATGCTCGACAACTCGCGCGACCTGGCGGACGAGCGCATCACGGTCGCCGAGCGCATGTACGAGTCCGGGCGGACCCAGGCCTTCGGGGTCAAGGTCGACGACCCGGCCATCCCGAAGGACCTGCTGGCGAAGGTCATGCAGGGCCGGCGGGCCACCTTCGTGGCCGACCGTCCGAACGGGGTCCCGGACATCTGGGCGGCCGTACCCCTCAAGGACGGCCGCGTCCTCTCGCTCCACACCGGTTTCACGGACCGCAACACCGACGTCATGAAGGACCTCGACCAGGCGCTGATCATCGGCTCGATCGCGGTCGTCTTCGGCGGCAGCGCGCTCGGCGTGCTGATCGGCGGCCAGCTCTCGCGCCGGCTGCGCAAGGCCGCCGCCGCGGCGAACCAGGTCGCCAAGGGTGAGACCGACGTACGGGTCCGGGAAGCGATCGGCGGGGTCGTACGGGACGAGACCGACGACCTCGCGCGTGCGGTGGACGCCATGGCGGACGCGCTCCAACAGCGCATCGAGGCCGAGCGCCGGGTGACCGCCGACATCGCCCACGAACTGCGCACGCCGGTGACCGGCCTGCTGACGGCCGCGGAACTCCTTCCCCCCGGCCGCCCCACGGAGCTCGTCCGCGACCGCGCCCAGGCCATGCGGACCCTGGTCGAGGACGTCCTCGAAGTGGCACGGCTGGACGGCGCCTCCGAGCGGGCCGAACTCCAGGACATCCTGCTCGGCGAGTTCGTGTCGCGGCGCGTGGCCGCCAAGGACGCCGACGTCGACGTACGCGTGATCCACGAGTCGGAGGTCACGACGGATCCCCGTCGCCTGGAGCGCGTGCTGTTCAACCTGCTGGCCAACGCGGCACGGCACGGCAAGCCGCCGATCGAGGTCTCGGTCGAGGGCCGGGTCATCCGGGTCCGCGACCACGGTCCCGGCTTCCCCGAGGAGCTCCTCGCCGAGGGCCCCAGCCGCTTCCGTACCGGCAGCAGCGACCGCTCGGGCCACGGTCACGGCCTCGGCCTCACCATCGCGGCCGGTCAGGCCCGGGTGCTCGGCGCGCGGCTGACCTTCCGAAACGTCCGGCCCGCGGGGGCCCCCGAGCACGTGCCCGCGGAGGGCGCGGTCGCGGTGCTGTGGCTGCCGGAGCACGCGCCGACGAACACCGGCAGCTATCCGATGCTGCCGACCTGA
- a CDS encoding MDR family MFS transporter, which translates to MADNKEAVIETEKQPRSVRVVLLALMITMMLAMLDNMIVGTAMPTIVGELGGLQHLSWVVTAYTLATAASTPIWGKLGDMYGRKGAFMTSIVIFLAGSALSGMAQDMGQLIGFRAVQGLGAGGLMVGVMAIIGDLIPPRERGKYQGMMAGIMALAMIGGPLIGGTITDHWGWRWSFYINLPLGIVALLAISAVLHLPKKRVQAKIDYLGAGLLALGISSIVLVTTWGGSEYAWGSARIMELIGIGVAALVGFVFVQTKAAAPIMPLHIFRSRNFTLMSIIGFITGFVMFGATLFLPLYQQSVQGASATNSGLLLLPMLGAMLVTSMVAGRVTTGTGRYKAFPIVGGVLMAVGLFLLSQMDTGTTRFTSGLYMAVLGLGMGCLMQITMLVAQNSVEMKDMGVASSSTTLFRTLGSSFGVAIMGALFNQRVQDVMTERAGALGSKVTEQSAQLDAASLAKLPAAAREAYQYAVSSGTHSAFLLGAVVSVGALVAAVFVKEVPLRGAGAGVSEPEGAVSDSAPKPTVAETV; encoded by the coding sequence GTGGCGGACAACAAGGAAGCGGTCATAGAGACCGAGAAACAACCGCGCAGCGTACGCGTCGTGCTGCTCGCGCTCATGATCACAATGATGCTGGCAATGCTCGACAACATGATCGTGGGCACGGCCATGCCGACGATCGTGGGCGAGCTGGGCGGCCTCCAGCACCTGTCATGGGTCGTCACCGCGTACACCCTCGCGACCGCCGCCTCCACCCCCATCTGGGGCAAGCTCGGCGACATGTACGGGCGCAAGGGCGCCTTCATGACCTCGATCGTGATCTTCCTGGCCGGCTCCGCGCTCAGCGGTATGGCCCAGGACATGGGGCAGCTCATCGGCTTCCGTGCCGTTCAGGGTCTGGGCGCCGGTGGTCTGATGGTCGGCGTCATGGCGATCATCGGTGACCTGATTCCGCCGCGGGAGCGCGGAAAGTACCAGGGCATGATGGCCGGCATCATGGCGCTCGCCATGATCGGCGGACCGCTCATCGGCGGCACCATCACCGACCACTGGGGCTGGCGCTGGTCCTTCTACATCAACCTGCCGCTCGGCATCGTCGCGCTCCTCGCCATCAGCGCCGTACTGCACCTGCCGAAGAAGCGCGTCCAGGCGAAGATCGACTATCTCGGCGCCGGACTGCTGGCCCTGGGTATCTCGTCCATCGTGCTGGTCACCACCTGGGGCGGCAGCGAGTACGCCTGGGGCTCGGCCAGGATCATGGAGCTCATCGGCATCGGTGTCGCCGCGCTGGTCGGCTTCGTCTTCGTGCAGACCAAGGCCGCCGCGCCGATCATGCCGCTGCACATCTTCCGCAGCCGCAACTTCACGCTGATGTCGATCATCGGCTTCATCACCGGCTTCGTGATGTTCGGCGCCACGCTCTTCCTGCCGCTGTACCAGCAGTCCGTGCAGGGCGCGTCCGCGACGAACTCCGGGCTGCTCCTGCTGCCGATGCTCGGCGCGATGCTGGTGACCTCGATGGTCGCCGGCCGGGTCACCACCGGCACCGGGCGCTACAAGGCCTTCCCGATCGTCGGCGGCGTGCTCATGGCGGTCGGCCTGTTCCTGCTCTCTCAGATGGACACCGGTACGACCCGGTTCACGTCCGGGCTGTACATGGCCGTGCTCGGCCTCGGCATGGGCTGCCTGATGCAGATCACCATGCTGGTCGCGCAGAACAGCGTCGAGATGAAGGACATGGGCGTCGCGTCCTCGTCCACCACCCTCTTCCGTACGCTCGGCTCGTCCTTCGGCGTCGCGATCATGGGTGCGCTGTTCAATCAGCGGGTTCAGGACGTGATGACCGAGCGGGCCGGGGCGCTGGGGTCCAAGGTCACCGAGCAGTCGGCGCAGCTGGACGCGGCGAGCCTGGCCAAGCTGCCGGCCGCGGCGCGGGAGGCGTACCAGTACGCGGTGTCCTCCGGAACGCACTCCGCGTTCCTGCTGGGTGCGGTGGTGTCGGTGGGGGCGCTGGTGGCCGCGGTGTTCGTGAAGGAGGTTCCGCTGCGGGGGGCGGGTGCGGGGGTGTCGGAGCCGGAGGGCGCGGTGAGCGACTCGGCGCCGAAGCCGACCGTCGCCGAGACCGTCTGA
- a CDS encoding TetR/AcrR family transcriptional regulator: MGGDTMDGTKRQRRGDTRQRIQDVALELFSEHGYEKTSLREIAEHLDVTKAALYYHFKTKEDILISLFQDLSRPMDELIEWARQQPRTLETKQEILRRYSNALAEAAPLFRFMQENQAAVRELRTGEDFKDRMIRMVGLLKEPDADLTDQVRCISALFSMHAGMFLLKDVEGDPEEKRKAVLEVAIDLVTQAHGGAGVTPEAS, translated from the coding sequence ATGGGCGGCGACACCATGGACGGCACCAAGCGACAGCGCCGCGGGGACACCCGCCAGCGCATCCAGGACGTCGCCCTCGAACTCTTCTCCGAGCACGGCTACGAGAAGACCTCGCTGCGCGAGATCGCCGAGCACCTCGACGTCACGAAGGCGGCGCTCTACTACCACTTCAAGACCAAGGAAGACATCCTCATCAGTCTCTTCCAGGACCTGTCCAGGCCCATGGACGAGCTGATCGAGTGGGCGCGGCAGCAGCCTCGCACGCTGGAGACGAAGCAGGAGATCCTGCGCCGCTACAGCAACGCGCTCGCCGAGGCGGCCCCGCTCTTCCGCTTCATGCAGGAGAACCAGGCGGCCGTCCGCGAGCTGCGCACGGGCGAGGACTTCAAGGACCGCATGATCCGGATGGTCGGCCTGCTCAAGGAGCCGGACGCCGATCTGACGGACCAGGTGCGCTGCATCAGCGCGCTGTTCTCGATGCACGCCGGGATGTTCCTGCTCAAGGACGTCGAAGGCGACCCCGAGGAGAAGCGCAAGGCTGTCCTGGAGGTCGCGATCGACTTGGTGACGCAGGCGCACGGCGGCGCCGGCGTCACCCCTGAGGCGTCTTAG
- a CDS encoding M23 family metallopeptidase, with product MSKRVTSRHSRMSLLRSRAAVLAVGVGATAVLGAGVAAAATEAAPQAAVKTAATKASASWVDPVKKYTLSAGFNQAGNLWQHNHSGQDFAVPTGTEVVAAHGGTVVKAGGNGAGDGPAYGNAIVIKHGNGTYSQYAHLSRIDVRIGQVVATGQHIALSGSTGNSTGPHLHFEIRTTPNYGSAVNPVVFLRAQGVTV from the coding sequence ATGTCGAAGCGCGTCACGTCCCGCCACTCCCGTATGTCCCTGCTCCGCTCCAGGGCGGCCGTCCTGGCCGTCGGCGTGGGTGCCACGGCCGTACTGGGCGCCGGGGTCGCGGCCGCCGCCACCGAGGCGGCCCCGCAGGCCGCCGTGAAGACGGCCGCCACCAAGGCGTCCGCCTCCTGGGTCGACCCGGTGAAGAAGTACACGCTCTCCGCGGGCTTCAACCAGGCCGGCAACCTGTGGCAGCACAACCACTCCGGGCAGGACTTCGCCGTGCCCACCGGCACCGAGGTCGTCGCCGCGCACGGCGGCACCGTCGTCAAGGCCGGCGGCAACGGCGCCGGTGACGGTCCCGCGTACGGCAACGCCATCGTCATCAAGCACGGCAACGGGACCTACTCGCAGTACGCCCACCTGTCCCGGATAGACGTGCGGATCGGGCAGGTCGTCGCGACCGGCCAGCACATCGCGCTCTCCGGCAGCACCGGCAACTCCACCGGCCCGCACCTGCACTTCGAGATCCGTACGACCCCGAACTACGGCTCCGCGGTCAACCCGGTCGTCTTCCTGCGCGCCCAGGGCGTGACCGTCTAA
- a CDS encoding IS630 family transposase: MGGNRQAVSVVLDEALRARLTSLAGSTRGQVRAVLRAKIVLAAAAGASNAAIARTLGVSVNTVRKWRGRFTAAGMEGLKDAPRPGRPRLYDSRVRLAVVASATSAPTHPESTWTHRTIATLVADTTSAAISPSQVGRILAGLDLKPHKVRGWLTRRDNPQFWERAADICNLYLNPPNDAVVLSIDEKTAIAARSRKHPGRPAGPGRPSRQEFEYIRHGTVSISAALNVRTGEVLTQPIARNNAATFIDFLRMLERTINPCHAIHVVLDNGASHIARTTKAWLADHPRWHVHWTPPHASWLNQVELFFSALTRRVLRHGDFPSRDDLIDKMDAYVIAHNTTAKPYRWTYDARPLKAA; encoded by the coding sequence ATGGGCGGGAACAGGCAGGCAGTGTCGGTGGTGCTGGACGAGGCGTTACGAGCGCGGCTGACAAGCCTTGCCGGCTCCACGCGCGGGCAAGTGCGGGCGGTGCTGCGGGCGAAGATTGTGCTCGCTGCCGCTGCGGGAGCGTCCAACGCGGCGATCGCCCGCACGCTGGGAGTCAGCGTGAACACGGTCCGCAAGTGGCGAGGGAGGTTCACCGCCGCCGGGATGGAGGGACTCAAAGACGCTCCACGCCCAGGGCGGCCCCGCCTTTACGACAGCCGGGTGCGGCTGGCCGTGGTGGCTTCCGCGACCAGTGCACCGACCCACCCGGAGTCGACATGGACGCACCGGACCATCGCCACCCTGGTCGCGGACACTACGTCCGCCGCTATCTCCCCGTCCCAGGTCGGCCGGATCCTGGCCGGCCTGGACCTCAAGCCGCACAAAGTCCGCGGCTGGCTCACCCGCCGCGACAATCCCCAGTTCTGGGAACGGGCCGCCGACATCTGCAATCTCTACCTCAACCCGCCAAACGACGCGGTGGTGCTGTCCATCGACGAGAAGACCGCCATCGCCGCCCGCTCCCGCAAGCACCCCGGCCGTCCCGCCGGACCCGGCCGGCCGTCCCGCCAGGAATTTGAGTACATCCGCCACGGCACCGTCTCGATCAGCGCCGCGCTCAATGTGCGCACCGGCGAGGTCCTCACGCAGCCCATCGCCCGCAACAACGCAGCGACCTTCATCGACTTCCTGCGGATGCTCGAGCGGACCATCAACCCGTGCCACGCCATCCACGTCGTGCTGGACAACGGCGCCTCCCACATCGCACGGACAACCAAGGCATGGCTGGCCGACCACCCCCGCTGGCACGTGCACTGGACCCCGCCGCACGCCTCCTGGCTCAACCAGGTCGAACTCTTCTTCTCAGCCCTGACCCGCCGGGTTCTACGACACGGCGACTTCCCCAGCCGCGACGACCTCATCGACAAAATGGACGCCTACGTGATCGCGCACAACACCACCGCCAAGCCCTACCGCTGGACCTACGACGCCAGGCCACTCAAAGCCGCATGA
- a CDS encoding NACHT domain-containing protein, protein MEPAAIGAKLASSVVAPLVKKLFVADGPGAGLVEKPVRISGFVSFRGEKRTLGEKELTTLAAELVARALRTGERPLAADEEQAVVHALADTLHALGDLAMTDVQAVELGHEALALRLRAASGNPERDLSFDATLFYERILSAACLHILHFFTQRSAFVARTLVEQSRRQSELISKMDELIARTPPPGGTDPAFEQRYLAYVATKHSRLTIYGIDLVNSPERWPLDAAYLGLQAVRATEDAEATGPSGTHIAAAGSTLPAEQALAEQDLVLLRGVAGSGKTTLVQWLAVTAARGERGDRIPFVLPLRTLVRRPDGLPAPDGFLAAARVPFHATQPDGWSDRVLGAGRGLLLVDGIDEIPERDRERTRRWLRELLDVYPGNQWLVTSRPSAVREDWLTPDAFTELALTPMSRDDVTAFIRRWHTAARLDAPDTDRLDGYEHSLLTAVGTKPDLGRLATNPLMCGLICALHRDRRGYLPHGRQELYDAALSMLLSRRDEERDMFAPDRTGGIHLTELPQVQLLQRLAYWLIRNNQSEMDRDRAERIVADVLPSLPSAAAQGDAPAILRHLLVRSGLLREPMPGTVEFVHRTFQDYLGARAAVEDGDFGLLVRNAFDSQWSDVIRMAVAHARPRERATLLADLAKSAEETSGAAGTRIRLLALAALEHATELDPHVRAAVERNAASLIPPRTTEEARTLADAGPLVLELLPGPEGLTDDEARAVVITASLIGTDAALPVLSRFRSHPSLLVRAQLAWTAHRFDTRRYAADVIAHLPPDDLYFCAHSVDQLRALRELGGRPMLQVIGDIDSHDIREGLLPDQLCELVVRDNRILRDMTFLSDQGRLTHLDISGSNPNVDDLTPLAELPLKWLSVDTVPGLEKPGALTPLSASRTLRMLDIGFPLHGDSLDAALPRDLPLTYLRLTRNALRFTGLRGLSHMHSLKQLSLATLPENLTPEDFEEITRLPALQELRVNWNAVGWSAGPVLPNVARLRLNKFTGNEDLSNVPVLFPGLRRVTFHLASNVIDLPEHLLAFLPETAAVTIEKTDSVV, encoded by the coding sequence ATGGAACCAGCAGCCATAGGTGCCAAGTTGGCCTCGAGCGTGGTCGCGCCGCTCGTCAAGAAGCTCTTCGTGGCGGACGGGCCGGGCGCCGGGCTGGTCGAGAAGCCGGTGCGGATCTCCGGGTTCGTCTCCTTCAGGGGAGAGAAGCGGACCCTCGGGGAGAAGGAACTGACCACGCTGGCCGCCGAGCTGGTCGCCCGAGCCCTGCGCACCGGGGAACGCCCGCTGGCCGCCGACGAGGAACAGGCCGTCGTCCACGCCCTCGCCGACACCCTGCACGCCCTCGGCGACCTCGCCATGACCGACGTACAGGCCGTGGAACTCGGTCACGAGGCGCTCGCCCTGCGGCTGCGCGCCGCGAGCGGCAACCCCGAGCGGGACCTCTCCTTCGACGCGACCCTGTTCTACGAACGGATCCTGAGCGCGGCCTGCCTGCACATCCTGCACTTCTTCACCCAGCGCTCGGCCTTCGTGGCCCGCACGCTGGTGGAGCAAAGCCGCAGGCAGAGCGAACTCATCTCCAAGATGGACGAGTTGATCGCACGGACTCCCCCGCCCGGCGGCACGGATCCCGCCTTCGAACAGCGGTATCTCGCATACGTCGCGACCAAGCACAGCCGGCTCACCATCTACGGCATCGACCTCGTCAACTCCCCCGAGCGCTGGCCCCTCGACGCCGCCTACCTCGGCCTGCAGGCCGTGCGGGCCACCGAGGACGCGGAGGCGACCGGCCCGAGCGGGACGCACATCGCGGCCGCCGGCAGCACCCTCCCCGCCGAGCAGGCCCTCGCCGAACAGGACCTGGTGCTGCTGCGCGGAGTGGCCGGCTCCGGCAAGACCACCCTCGTGCAGTGGCTGGCCGTGACCGCGGCCCGGGGCGAGCGCGGCGACCGGATCCCGTTCGTCCTGCCCCTGCGCACCCTCGTCCGCCGCCCCGACGGACTCCCGGCGCCCGACGGTTTCCTCGCCGCCGCCCGCGTGCCCTTCCACGCCACCCAGCCGGACGGCTGGAGCGACCGCGTCCTCGGCGCCGGACGCGGGCTGCTCCTCGTCGACGGCATCGACGAGATCCCCGAACGCGACCGCGAGCGGACCCGCCGCTGGCTGCGCGAGCTGCTGGACGTCTATCCCGGCAACCAATGGCTGGTGACCTCCCGTCCCTCGGCCGTCCGCGAGGACTGGCTCACCCCCGACGCCTTCACCGAGCTCGCCCTCACCCCCATGAGCCGTGACGACGTCACCGCCTTCATCCGCCGCTGGCACACGGCGGCCCGGCTCGACGCCCCGGACACCGACCGCCTCGACGGCTACGAACACTCCCTCCTCACCGCCGTCGGCACCAAGCCCGACCTCGGCCGACTCGCCACCAATCCGCTGATGTGCGGGCTGATCTGCGCGCTGCACCGCGACCGGCGGGGCTATCTGCCGCACGGCCGGCAGGAGCTGTACGACGCCGCCCTGTCCATGCTGCTGTCGCGCCGTGACGAGGAGCGCGACATGTTCGCGCCCGACCGCACCGGCGGCATCCACCTCACGGAACTCCCGCAGGTCCAGCTCCTCCAGCGGCTGGCCTACTGGCTCATCCGCAACAACCAGTCCGAGATGGACCGCGACCGTGCCGAACGCATCGTCGCCGACGTCCTGCCGTCCCTCCCGTCCGCCGCCGCGCAGGGCGACGCCCCGGCGATCCTGCGCCATCTCCTCGTCCGCAGCGGCCTGCTCCGCGAACCCATGCCCGGCACCGTCGAGTTCGTCCACCGCACCTTCCAGGACTACCTGGGCGCGCGAGCGGCGGTGGAGGACGGGGACTTCGGGCTGCTGGTGCGCAACGCCTTCGACTCCCAGTGGTCGGACGTCATCCGGATGGCGGTCGCGCACGCCCGCCCCCGCGAACGGGCCACCCTCCTGGCCGACTTGGCCAAGTCCGCCGAGGAGACGTCCGGAGCGGCGGGTACGCGTATACGACTGCTCGCCCTGGCCGCGCTGGAACATGCCACGGAACTCGACCCCCACGTCCGCGCGGCCGTGGAGCGCAACGCCGCCTCGCTCATCCCGCCCCGTACGACCGAGGAGGCCCGTACCCTCGCCGACGCGGGCCCGCTCGTCCTGGAGCTGCTGCCCGGACCCGAGGGGCTCACCGACGACGAGGCCAGGGCCGTGGTCATCACCGCGTCGCTCATCGGCACGGACGCGGCACTCCCGGTCCTGTCCCGCTTCCGGTCGCATCCGTCACTGCTCGTACGGGCCCAACTCGCCTGGACCGCCCACCGGTTCGACACCCGGCGCTACGCGGCCGACGTCATCGCCCACCTGCCACCGGACGACCTGTACTTCTGCGCGCACTCCGTCGACCAACTGCGCGCCCTGCGCGAACTCGGCGGCCGCCCCATGCTCCAGGTCATCGGGGACATCGACTCGCACGACATACGCGAGGGGCTGCTGCCGGACCAGCTGTGTGAACTCGTTGTACGCGACAACCGGATCCTGCGCGACATGACGTTCCTGTCGGACCAGGGGCGGCTCACGCACCTGGACATCAGCGGCAGCAACCCGAACGTCGACGACCTCACCCCGCTCGCCGAACTGCCCCTGAAATGGCTTTCGGTGGATACCGTGCCAGGACTCGAGAAGCCGGGTGCCCTGACGCCGCTCTCCGCCTCCCGCACTCTACGGATGCTCGACATCGGTTTTCCGCTGCACGGCGACTCCCTCGACGCCGCTCTCCCCCGGGACCTGCCGCTGACCTATCTGCGGCTCACCAGGAACGCCCTGCGATTCACCGGATTGCGCGGCCTGAGTCATATGCACTCGCTGAAGCAGCTGAGTCTGGCCACACTCCCCGAAAACCTCACCCCCGAGGACTTCGAAGAGATCACCCGGCTTCCCGCTCTACAAGAACTTCGTGTGAACTGGAATGCCGTCGGGTGGAGCGCGGGTCCGGTGCTGCCGAACGTGGCGAGACTGCGGCTCAACAAGTTCACGGGAAACGAAGACCTCTCGAATGTCCCGGTTCTCTTTCCCGGCCTGCGCAGGGTCACGTTCCATCTCGCCTCGAACGTGATCGACCTACCGGAACATCTCCTGGCGTTCCTCCCGGAGACCGCCGCCGTCACCATCGAGAAGACCGACAGCGTGGTGTGA